Genomic segment of Acaryochloris thomasi RCC1774:
CCACCCGAGACCTACTGCAAAACTCAAGCTTTCCCTTCCACACCCACTACATCGAAATCGATCACCCTAAAGAGGGCTTTGGCCTTTGCATTGCCCGCAGTTTAGGGATTAATACGGCTCAGGGCGATCTCGTCTGCTATCTCGATGATGACAACGAGCTGAGGCCCGAGTTCATTGCCAACATCCTGCACTGGTTCAAGCAATACCCTGATCACTTCGGCTGTCTGCCGCAGCAGTGGCGACGGCGGGACGTGATCCACGAGGGGCAGGTGGTCAAAACAGGAAAGCCCTTCATCTCACCCCAGGCAGATGACACAATCTCGGACCTGATTGCTCAGCGATCGCTATTCGATAGCAACGGGTTCACCCACCGACGCCAGGGGGCACCCCACTGGAATCCTGACTATCGCGTGTTCTGTGACTACGAGTACTTTCTTCAGTGCTTGGCCGGTGGCCGGGAGATAGGGCTGAACCCTCAGGTGCTGGTGGATTACGTGCAGACATCTGAAGGTGAAATCGGTCGCTCTAACTATGGTCAGTGGGCGCAGGAGCTGCAGCAGCTCTACGAGGGGCGTCACGGGTATGATGGAATGGCGCAAGGCTGGGCAGACTGGATGCCCCAAGCGATCCACAAGTATCAGGACAAGGCTCAAGCATCGATACCCGGATTTAGGAGATCAGCCAATGGTTAATCAAGTCGTCAAGACAGACAAGCTAACACCTGTGGTAGAGACGATCTTTCACTGGAAGGTAGGAGATTCTAGCCATTGTTTGCTGAGGATTTACAGGGACGAGCGAGAGGAGCAGGTCATTGTTGTCCTGTCAGAGATTGCCAGCAATCAAGACAATACAAGTATCACCCGTGATTTCGAGGCTGTCGTTAATGCCGTCGCAGTGGGGCTTCAAGGTTATCTAGGCTCGGATGTTGCAAAGGTGAATTGGTTGAAGCATTATGGCCGATTCTCAGAGCGACCAACATACGAGAATCAGTATGATCCTGAATTCTTCAGGAAATTCCAATTTGAATGGGACTCAGGATATCCCACTCAGCTCGAAAATGATATCTACATCCACTTAGAGCAAACTAACACCCTATTCCCAGCCTTAGAGTTAGGCTTGGGAGAACAAGTAGACACCGGCATATACGGAACTACCATTTTTAATGGATGAGGTACGTGGTAGAGAGATTCTGCCTTCGGTCAAAGAACGGTGTGAGGTTTACCGCAGCAACTTAGCAGACAAGAACATCAAAATTGTTCGCTTTGCACCTGGCATTAACGAACATATCGATATGCTGCCGCAATATGAAGCAGCTCGATACTCAACAGAAAGCAAGATAAAAACCTTTCAGCACCTTAATTGCAACGTTGAAAGCCTACTGCTACCTCAAGAGACCTCCGTAAAAGAATTTAATAGGTTGCTTACACAGCTCAATAGCAACCCCAACACAGTTGGTATCATCGTCCAGAATCCTGTCCCAAAGGATCTTCGTGACAGCTTCGATCTGATTGGC
This window contains:
- a CDS encoding tetrahydrofolate dehydrogenase/cyclohydrolase catalytic domain-containing protein is translated as MDEVRGREILPSVKERCEVYRSNLADKNIKIVRFAPGINEHIDMLPQYEAARYSTESKIKTFQHLNCNVESLLLPQETSVKEFNRLLTQLNSNPNTVGIIVQNPVPKDLRDSFDLIGFEKDLDGMRTDNPYFSTSATSETIYRLVESFAQEGDTVAVVGARGFVGRGVVKLLKEAGIELAARRSGLRISSERQSLPINPIEIPCPIEHDCLHCSECISR